One segment of Gordonia terrae DNA contains the following:
- the cydD gene encoding thiol reductant ABC exporter subunit CydD, translating into MSRTAGPPVDPRLLRYSPTTRRYIGVTAAFAVVEVIAIIVVAAMVASIVSELIVSPGARSFAAQAAHLMVLTGALALRAAMAYGHDRYAHRAAARAIAELRAEALDVLTDPSRTSPRSLTAIREHASTVLLRGLDALGPYLSGYLPALVAAAILTPVVTVVIAFADWPSALIILVTLPLIPLFMVLVGLMTRDRTTRKLATMSRLSAQLLDLVAGLPTLRALNRAGAPAQRVGELGEAHRRSTMSSLRVAFLSGAVLELLATLCVALVAVGIGLRLVYGEMSLYAGVFALILAPEAYLPLRRVGMQFHSSADGLTAAEQVFGLIAPATVGSVQAVPASGSRGVTVAGHPITVLDVGVHGRDGWAPECLRATIEPGSLTVFTGPNGSGKSTVLAAMMGLLAPDEGSVLIGSTPVAQVDPAALHEHIAWLPQQPVVVPGTVAENLELFGSLDRETFESAAAATGFADLIVELPEWLDTVLGTGGVGLSAGQRQRLALTRVLASPAPLLLLDEPTAHLDEASERDVLAALRDRARAGDTVVVVAHRGVAREYADRTVDFMSAASMTSGGAAAEVDHAR; encoded by the coding sequence GTGAGTCGCACCGCCGGGCCCCCGGTCGATCCCCGGCTGCTGCGGTATTCGCCGACGACCCGCCGCTACATCGGGGTCACCGCCGCGTTCGCGGTTGTCGAGGTGATCGCGATCATCGTGGTGGCGGCGATGGTGGCCTCCATCGTGTCCGAACTGATCGTGTCGCCCGGAGCGCGGTCGTTCGCCGCGCAGGCGGCTCATCTCATGGTGCTCACCGGAGCCCTGGCGCTGCGGGCGGCGATGGCCTACGGGCACGACCGGTACGCGCACCGCGCCGCCGCGCGGGCGATCGCCGAATTGCGGGCCGAGGCCCTCGACGTCCTCACCGATCCGTCCCGCACCTCGCCGCGCTCGCTGACCGCGATCCGCGAACACGCGAGCACCGTCCTCCTGCGCGGACTGGACGCGCTGGGGCCGTACCTGTCGGGCTACCTGCCGGCCCTCGTCGCCGCGGCCATCCTGACCCCGGTCGTCACGGTGGTCATCGCATTCGCCGACTGGCCCTCGGCGCTGATCATTCTCGTCACCCTGCCGCTGATCCCGCTGTTCATGGTTCTCGTCGGGCTGATGACGCGAGATCGCACCACGCGCAAGCTGGCGACGATGAGCCGGCTGAGTGCGCAGCTCCTCGACCTCGTCGCGGGGTTGCCGACGCTGCGGGCGCTGAACCGGGCCGGTGCCCCGGCGCAGCGCGTCGGTGAACTCGGTGAGGCGCACCGCCGCAGCACGATGAGTTCACTGCGTGTCGCGTTCCTGTCGGGGGCCGTGCTGGAACTGCTCGCCACGCTCTGCGTCGCACTGGTGGCGGTGGGTATCGGACTGCGCCTGGTGTACGGCGAGATGTCCCTCTATGCAGGTGTTTTCGCGCTGATCCTGGCGCCCGAGGCATACCTGCCGCTGCGTCGCGTCGGGATGCAGTTCCACAGCTCGGCGGACGGCCTCACCGCTGCCGAGCAGGTCTTCGGACTCATCGCGCCGGCGACGGTCGGGTCGGTCCAGGCGGTGCCCGCCTCGGGGAGCCGGGGCGTCACCGTTGCCGGGCACCCGATCACGGTGCTCGACGTCGGGGTCCACGGTCGCGACGGGTGGGCGCCGGAATGCCTTCGCGCGACGATCGAACCGGGTTCGCTCACCGTGTTCACCGGGCCGAACGGGTCGGGGAAGTCGACGGTGCTGGCGGCGATGATGGGTCTGCTCGCCCCTGACGAGGGGTCGGTGCTGATCGGGTCCACCCCGGTCGCCCAGGTCGACCCGGCAGCCCTGCACGAACATATCGCCTGGCTGCCCCAGCAGCCGGTCGTCGTGCCGGGCACGGTCGCCGAGAACCTGGAACTGTTCGGTTCGTTGGATCGGGAGACCTTCGAGTCGGCCGCTGCGGCAACCGGTTTCGCAGACCTGATCGTCGAGTTGCCCGAGTGGCTCGACACGGTGCTCGGAACGGGTGGCGTCGGACTGTCCGCGGGACAGCGGCAGCGCCTTGCGCTGACCCGCGTCCTCGCCTCACCGGCACCCCTGCTCCTCCTCGACGAACCGACCGCCCATCTCGACGAGGCGTCCGAACGCGACGTGTTGGCCGCGCTCCGCGACCGTGCTCGTGCCGGAGACACGGTGGTCGTGGTCGCGCACCGGGGCGTCGCCCGCGAATACGCGGACCGGACGGTCGATTTCATGTCGGCCGCGAGCATGACGTCCGGCGGCGCGGCCGCGGAGGTGGATCATGCGCGATGA
- a CDS encoding MOSC domain-containing protein has translation MSAGVVLAVCAAGDDVILEGIGRSAIDKRPRQGRLAVDELGLVDDHVGNKRHHGGVDQAVYAYADDEARRWAEELGRELPYGWFGENLRIDGMAVTDALVGERWEVGADGLILEVTIPRVPCRTFAVWAGEPRWMKRFLDQADFGTYLRVVQNGSVAQGDQITVVHRPDHGVRSRDLLAGGDIGAIRSLLVRDDLPAKVRREATKMVNKSERRVGAATQGGQHKS, from the coding sequence TTGAGCGCGGGTGTGGTGCTGGCGGTGTGCGCCGCCGGCGATGACGTGATCCTCGAAGGCATCGGCCGCTCCGCCATCGACAAGCGTCCGCGGCAGGGACGCCTCGCCGTCGACGAGCTCGGCCTCGTCGACGATCACGTGGGCAACAAGCGGCACCACGGCGGTGTCGATCAGGCCGTGTACGCCTACGCCGACGACGAGGCGCGCCGGTGGGCCGAGGAGCTCGGACGTGAGCTTCCTTACGGATGGTTCGGTGAGAACCTGCGCATCGACGGGATGGCGGTCACCGACGCGCTGGTCGGCGAACGGTGGGAGGTGGGCGCCGACGGGTTAATCCTCGAGGTGACCATCCCCCGCGTCCCATGTAGGACCTTCGCGGTCTGGGCGGGCGAGCCGCGATGGATGAAGCGATTTCTGGACCAGGCCGATTTCGGCACCTACCTGCGCGTTGTCCAGAACGGCAGCGTGGCGCAGGGCGATCAGATCACCGTCGTCCATCGTCCCGACCACGGGGTGCGCTCTCGCGATCTGCTCGCCGGCGGCGACATCGGGGCGATCCGATCCCTGCTCGTCCGAGACGATCTGCCCGCCAAGGTCCGGCGCGAGGCGACCAAGATGGTGAACAAGTCGGAAAGACGCGTCGGCGCGGCAACCCAGGGTGGACAACACAAATCCTAG
- a CDS encoding aldehyde dehydrogenase, whose amino-acid sequence MTETVESQPATLTGGGDQPQLLIGGRWVDPHSTETLEVHSPATGERVGSVPLADATDVDTAVRTARAAFDSGVWSSTPPAQRADIIARVADLIDERGDEITALVSAEMGAPPSAISTLQQLPGTGVLRAYANAARGYQWEEYRTGLFGTTRITREPVGVVGAICAWNVPLFITCNKMGAALAAGCSVVLKPAPETPMTGNYVAQLFIEAGVPAEAISVVTGGTETGQALVAHPDVDKITFTGSTAAGKAIGAACAQTLKRCSLELGGKSAAIVLDDVDLAANAFMLTFLGLFNTGQACVAQTRILVPRSRQDEIVAAMVDAAKAMKVGLPSDPEAQLGPLITENQRNKVEEYVELGKKAGATAVLESERPEGLDSGYFLTPTIFTGVTNDMAIAQEEIFGPVLSVIAYDDVDEAIAIANDSSYGLAGTVWTNDVERGIEISTKIRTGTFGINWYAIDPESPFGGYKNSGIGRENGREGLESFLEHKSTMLPMGYEVSEN is encoded by the coding sequence ATGACCGAGACCGTGGAGTCCCAACCCGCCACTCTCACCGGCGGGGGCGACCAACCCCAGTTGCTCATCGGCGGCCGGTGGGTCGACCCCCATTCCACCGAGACCCTCGAGGTCCACTCCCCCGCCACCGGCGAACGCGTCGGTTCCGTACCGCTCGCCGACGCCACGGACGTCGACACCGCGGTTCGCACCGCACGCGCGGCCTTCGACTCCGGGGTCTGGAGTTCGACGCCGCCCGCACAGCGTGCCGACATCATCGCCAGGGTCGCCGACCTGATCGACGAGCGGGGAGACGAGATCACCGCGCTGGTCTCCGCCGAGATGGGCGCGCCGCCGAGCGCGATCAGCACCCTTCAGCAGCTCCCCGGCACCGGCGTGCTGCGCGCCTACGCGAACGCGGCCCGCGGCTACCAGTGGGAGGAGTACCGGACCGGACTGTTCGGGACGACCCGGATCACCCGCGAACCGGTCGGCGTGGTCGGCGCCATCTGCGCCTGGAACGTCCCGCTCTTCATCACCTGCAACAAGATGGGCGCCGCACTCGCCGCCGGGTGTTCCGTGGTGCTCAAGCCCGCACCAGAGACCCCGATGACCGGCAACTACGTGGCCCAGTTGTTCATCGAGGCCGGTGTTCCGGCGGAAGCGATCTCGGTGGTCACCGGCGGTACCGAGACCGGACAGGCCCTCGTCGCGCATCCCGACGTGGACAAGATCACCTTCACCGGCTCGACCGCGGCCGGCAAGGCGATCGGCGCGGCCTGTGCGCAGACGCTCAAGCGGTGTTCGCTCGAGCTGGGCGGCAAGTCGGCCGCCATCGTCCTCGACGACGTCGATCTCGCCGCGAACGCCTTCATGCTGACCTTCCTCGGCCTGTTCAACACCGGGCAGGCGTGCGTCGCGCAGACGCGAATCCTGGTGCCGCGCAGCCGGCAGGACGAGATCGTCGCCGCGATGGTCGATGCCGCGAAGGCGATGAAGGTCGGCTTGCCGTCCGATCCCGAGGCCCAGCTCGGACCCCTGATCACCGAGAACCAGCGGAACAAGGTCGAAGAGTACGTCGAACTCGGCAAGAAGGCCGGGGCCACCGCGGTTCTCGAGAGCGAGCGTCCCGAGGGACTCGACTCCGGCTACTTCCTCACCCCCACGATCTTCACCGGCGTCACCAATGACATGGCCATCGCGCAGGAGGAGATCTTCGGTCCCGTGCTGTCGGTCATCGCCTACGACGACGTCGACGAGGCCATCGCCATCGCCAACGACTCGAGCTACGGCCTCGCCGGCACGGTGTGGACGAACGACGTCGAGCGCGGCATCGAGATCTCCACCAAGATCCGCACCGGCACCTTCGGGATCAATTGGTACGCCATCGATCCCGAGTCACCGTTCGGCGGTTACAAGAACTCCGGCATCGGCCGCGAGAACGGCCGCGAAGGCCTCGAGTCCTTCCTCGAACACAAGTCGACGATGCTGCCGATGGGATACGAGGTGTCCGAGAATTAG
- a CDS encoding aminodeoxychorismate lyase, which produces MADSILVSLDGTQHDADAPFLHADDLAAVRGDGIFETLLVRAGRPRCVRLHLERLARSAAAMELGTPDLDGWRGVIETATQAWVEKHGSAGEALLRLVYTRGREHGSAPTAYVTVDAVPDRVAAARAEGVRVVTLDRGFSIDLAGSAPWQLLGAKTLSYATNMAALRHAAAEGYDDVIFVSSEGAVLEGPRSTVVAVHGDTLVTPPTEIGILESTTVSAVFDVAEREGWTTKTDLLRPEDLVAADSVWLVSSVTLAARVTHLNRYVMPVPSDSAKFTDLVDRAISVDDN; this is translated from the coding sequence ATGGCCGATTCGATCCTTGTCTCGCTCGACGGTACGCAGCACGATGCCGACGCTCCCTTCCTCCATGCCGACGATCTGGCGGCCGTTCGCGGCGACGGCATCTTCGAGACCCTGCTCGTGCGCGCCGGACGGCCGCGATGCGTCCGGCTGCACCTCGAGCGCCTCGCGCGTAGCGCAGCTGCGATGGAGCTCGGGACACCCGATCTCGACGGGTGGCGCGGGGTGATCGAGACCGCGACGCAGGCGTGGGTCGAGAAGCACGGATCGGCGGGCGAGGCACTGCTCCGGCTCGTGTACACCCGGGGGCGCGAACACGGTTCGGCGCCGACCGCCTATGTCACCGTCGACGCGGTGCCCGACCGGGTGGCGGCAGCGCGTGCGGAGGGGGTGCGGGTGGTCACCCTGGACCGCGGCTTCTCGATCGACCTCGCCGGCTCGGCGCCCTGGCAACTGCTCGGGGCCAAGACCCTCAGCTACGCCACGAACATGGCGGCGCTGCGTCACGCGGCCGCCGAGGGCTACGACGACGTGATCTTCGTCAGCAGCGAGGGCGCGGTCCTCGAGGGGCCCCGGTCCACGGTCGTCGCGGTCCACGGCGACACCCTGGTGACGCCGCCCACCGAGATCGGAATCCTCGAATCGACGACCGTGAGTGCGGTTTTCGACGTGGCGGAGCGGGAGGGTTGGACGACCAAGACCGACCTCCTGCGGCCCGAGGACCTGGTGGCGGCCGATTCGGTCTGGCTCGTCAGCAGTGTCACCCTCGCGGCCCGGGTCACCCATCTCAACCGGTATGTGATGCCGGTTCCGTCGGACTCCGCGAAATTCACCGATCTGGTCGATCGCGCCATCTCCGTGGACGACAATTGA
- the cydC gene encoding thiol reductant ABC exporter subunit CydC codes for MRDDPLIRALGFLGLRWRPTLAALALGVGGALSALFLAALSAWLITRAWQMPPVLYLSVAITAVRALGISRGVFRYLERLATHDLALAAMATARQRVYAALASGSPGYSVTLRRSELLNRTGDDVDEIGNALIRGLIPIGVGATTSVAAVLVMALVSVPAAVVLALALVVSGGVAPWLAARGGARAIRDGAHAASEATEAATTTLWHAPELVVARRRHGALAAAAAADRRHLDATDRGIRWQASAAAATPLALGASLLAACVIAIELASGTTGSLAGVSSGEGLTPMILGVLVLLPLSAFESTAPLTEAGLQIERSRQSAARVMALVDGARAGGVAEVTDADIHRSPVRLAATGVRWGHPGREILGPATGVDLDLNPGSRLVVTGPSGVGKSTLLLTLAGLLPPVAGEVAAVDEADRSTVGLRSASCYFAEEAHIFSTTVRENLRVARGDVTDEEIGSALMAVGLERWAATLPDGLDTVLAGGADAMSGGQRRRLLLARALLHPAPVVLLDEPTEHLDEADSEQLLRRLLGIERNLFGPDRIVVVVTHQPPVDTGAAEVLELVGRRLSAP; via the coding sequence ATGCGCGATGATCCGTTGATCCGGGCCCTGGGGTTCCTCGGTCTGCGGTGGCGTCCCACTCTGGCCGCGCTCGCTCTCGGCGTCGGCGGTGCACTGTCGGCGCTGTTCCTCGCGGCGCTGTCGGCCTGGCTGATCACCCGCGCCTGGCAGATGCCGCCGGTGCTGTATCTGTCGGTGGCCATCACCGCGGTCCGGGCGCTGGGCATCTCACGCGGGGTGTTCCGCTACCTCGAACGGCTGGCGACCCACGACCTCGCCCTGGCGGCCATGGCCACTGCGCGTCAGCGGGTGTACGCGGCGCTGGCCTCGGGGTCACCGGGCTACTCGGTCACGCTGCGCCGCAGCGAGCTGCTCAACCGGACCGGGGACGACGTCGACGAGATCGGCAACGCCCTCATCCGGGGCCTGATCCCGATCGGGGTCGGTGCGACGACATCGGTTGCGGCGGTGCTGGTGATGGCCCTGGTGTCGGTGCCCGCCGCCGTCGTGCTCGCGCTCGCACTGGTCGTCAGCGGCGGCGTGGCACCCTGGCTCGCCGCACGCGGTGGTGCCCGGGCCATCCGGGACGGCGCACACGCCGCGTCCGAGGCGACGGAGGCCGCCACGACAACTCTGTGGCATGCCCCCGAGCTCGTCGTCGCACGCCGACGCCACGGTGCACTGGCCGCGGCCGCCGCGGCCGACCGCCGGCACCTCGACGCCACCGACCGCGGCATCCGGTGGCAGGCGTCCGCCGCAGCGGCGACGCCGCTGGCGCTCGGGGCATCACTCCTCGCAGCGTGTGTGATCGCCATCGAGTTGGCCTCGGGGACCACGGGTTCCCTCGCCGGGGTGAGCTCCGGAGAAGGGCTGACGCCGATGATCCTCGGTGTGCTCGTCCTGCTTCCGCTGTCGGCGTTCGAGTCCACCGCGCCGCTCACCGAGGCCGGACTACAGATCGAACGAAGCCGCCAGAGTGCCGCTCGGGTGATGGCGCTCGTCGACGGGGCGCGTGCCGGCGGTGTCGCCGAGGTGACCGACGCCGACATCCACCGCTCCCCGGTGCGCCTGGCCGCCACGGGAGTGCGCTGGGGGCACCCGGGCCGAGAGATCCTCGGTCCGGCAACAGGTGTGGACCTCGACCTGAACCCGGGCTCGCGCCTGGTCGTCACCGGCCCGAGCGGGGTGGGGAAGTCGACCCTGCTGCTGACCCTCGCGGGCCTGCTGCCGCCGGTGGCGGGTGAGGTCGCCGCCGTCGACGAAGCCGACCGATCGACGGTCGGGTTACGCTCGGCGTCCTGCTATTTCGCCGAGGAGGCACACATCTTCTCGACGACGGTCCGGGAGAACCTGCGCGTCGCCCGCGGGGACGTCACCGACGAGGAGATCGGCTCCGCGTTGATGGCCGTCGGCCTCGAGCGCTGGGCTGCAACGCTTCCCGACGGTCTCGACACCGTCCTCGCCGGTGGGGCCGATGCGATGAGCGGCGGGCAGCGGCGCCGGTTGCTCCTCGCCCGCGCACTTCTCCACCCCGCGCCGGTCGTCCTGCTCGACGAGCCGACCGAGCATCTCGACGAGGCGGATTCCGAACAGTTGCTGCGCCGACTCCTCGGGATCGAGCGCAATCTGTTCGGACCCGACCGCATCGTCGTCGTCGTGACCCACCAGCCGCCGGTCGACACCGGTGCGGCAGAGGTGCTCGAGCTGGTGGGCCGGCGCCTTTCTGCTCCCTGA
- a CDS encoding cytochrome ubiquinol oxidase subunit I — MDALDVSRWQFGITTVYHFILVPLTIGLAPMIAVMQTVWHVTGNEQWLRATKFFGKLFLINFALGVATGIVQEFQFGMNWSEYSRFVADVFGAPLALEGLVAFFLESTFIGLWIFGWDRLPRRVHLACIWLAAIGVNASAYFIIAANSWMQHPVGVVWDDERGRPAMNDFVAVLTNNTTLAAFPHVIAGAFLTAGTFVAAIGIWWMARNSWRAKKIREAAETGDTGVIPDSTSPSHVGATPEALEKDARDLWRPVTRLALWVTLVSGVALFITGDLQAQIMFKQQPMKMASAESLCETETGPGFSVLSIGRQNNCDNIEHVIEIPKMLSFLANHDFDSTLQGVEELQEQYTEAFAGQPNVPANQNFAPNLFVTYWGFRAMITWALGSVVVALGGLWFTRRKRVVESRRFGFIALLMIPTPFLANSSGWIFTEMGRQPWVVAPNWEDDLDPLRISMLVQNGVSNHSASTVLVTLIGFTLLYGALGVVWFMLQRRYVIEGPAAHDSRPPGHTDDDESDSDEPKQLSFAY; from the coding sequence ATGGACGCTCTGGACGTCTCCAGATGGCAATTCGGGATCACGACCGTCTACCACTTCATCCTGGTGCCCCTGACCATCGGCCTCGCGCCGATGATCGCGGTGATGCAGACGGTGTGGCATGTCACCGGCAACGAGCAGTGGCTGCGCGCCACCAAGTTCTTCGGGAAGCTCTTCCTGATCAACTTCGCGCTCGGTGTCGCGACCGGCATCGTCCAGGAGTTCCAGTTCGGCATGAACTGGAGCGAGTACAGCCGGTTCGTCGCCGATGTCTTCGGCGCACCGCTGGCCCTGGAGGGCCTGGTCGCGTTCTTCCTGGAATCGACCTTCATCGGGCTCTGGATCTTCGGCTGGGACCGCTTGCCGCGCCGGGTGCACCTGGCGTGCATCTGGCTGGCGGCCATCGGCGTCAACGCCTCGGCGTACTTCATCATCGCCGCGAACTCGTGGATGCAGCACCCGGTCGGCGTCGTGTGGGATGACGAACGCGGTCGGCCCGCCATGAACGACTTCGTCGCGGTGCTCACCAACAACACGACCCTCGCGGCCTTCCCGCACGTCATCGCCGGCGCCTTCCTCACCGCGGGCACGTTCGTCGCGGCGATCGGCATCTGGTGGATGGCGCGGAACTCCTGGCGGGCCAAGAAGATCCGCGAGGCCGCCGAAACCGGCGACACCGGCGTGATCCCGGACAGCACGTCCCCGAGCCACGTCGGCGCGACGCCCGAAGCCCTCGAGAAGGACGCCCGCGACCTCTGGCGGCCGGTGACGAGACTCGCGCTGTGGGTGACCCTCGTCTCCGGCGTCGCCCTGTTCATCACCGGGGACCTCCAGGCGCAGATCATGTTCAAGCAGCAGCCGATGAAGATGGCCTCGGCCGAGTCGCTGTGTGAGACCGAGACGGGCCCGGGCTTCTCGGTCCTGTCGATCGGGCGCCAGAACAACTGCGACAACATCGAACACGTCATCGAGATCCCGAAGATGCTGTCCTTCCTCGCGAACCACGACTTCGACTCGACCCTGCAGGGTGTCGAGGAATTGCAGGAGCAGTACACCGAGGCCTTCGCAGGCCAGCCGAACGTCCCGGCCAACCAGAACTTCGCACCGAACCTCTTCGTGACCTACTGGGGTTTCCGGGCGATGATCACCTGGGCCCTCGGTTCGGTGGTCGTGGCCCTGGGCGGTCTGTGGTTCACCCGCCGCAAGCGGGTGGTCGAATCCAGACGCTTCGGCTTCATCGCCCTGCTGATGATCCCGACACCGTTCCTGGCCAACAGTTCCGGCTGGATCTTCACCGAGATGGGGCGTCAGCCGTGGGTGGTCGCACCCAACTGGGAGGACGATCTCGATCCGCTCCGGATCAGCATGCTGGTGCAGAACGGCGTCTCCAACCATTCGGCGAGCACGGTGTTGGTCACCCTGATCGGGTTCACGCTGCTCTACGGCGCACTCGGCGTCGTGTGGTTCATGTTGCAGCGGCGCTACGTCATCGAGGGCCCGGCCGCGCACGATTCGCGACCACCAGGCCACACCGACGACGACGAATCCGATTCCGATGAGCCCAAACAGCTCTCGTTCGCCTACTAG
- a CDS encoding YgfZ/GcvT domain-containing protein, translating into MSRSPILTRHSEGGAVPGPGDLHSADTAWHYGDPLGEQRAATSGVIIVDRSDRAVIEIAGDERLTWLHTITSQHIAALPDRSSAENLSLDANGRVEEHFVLTDIDGVTWLDTEGSRGEPLLGFLSKMVFWAKAEPAARPDMKVVTLVGPGALGGPVADLLEIGADTVVYQAGGLPESHHEDEPLGFWRRMPSLGEHRDLPVVDLIVPEYVLNRWWDTLTEAGARMAGSWAFDALRVAARRPRLGADTDERTIPHEVDWIGGPDELGAVHLDKGCYRGQETVARVHNLGKSPRRLVLLHLDGSSDQRPAPGDPVTAGGRTVGRLGTVVDHHEWGPIALALVKRNVGADVELTVGAESAVSARIDPDSILEDDRVQAGRAAVERLRSGPAAPGRNS; encoded by the coding sequence GTGAGCCGTTCACCCATCCTGACCAGGCATTCCGAGGGCGGGGCGGTGCCCGGCCCCGGCGACCTCCACTCCGCTGACACCGCATGGCACTACGGCGATCCGCTCGGTGAGCAACGTGCCGCCACCTCCGGCGTGATCATCGTCGACCGGTCCGACCGTGCCGTGATCGAGATCGCCGGCGACGAACGTCTGACCTGGCTGCACACGATCACCAGTCAGCACATCGCCGCCCTCCCCGACCGGTCGAGCGCCGAGAACCTCTCCCTCGACGCCAACGGCCGTGTGGAAGAGCACTTCGTCCTCACCGACATCGACGGTGTCACCTGGCTCGACACCGAGGGTTCCCGTGGCGAACCGCTGCTCGGGTTCCTGAGCAAGATGGTCTTCTGGGCCAAGGCCGAACCGGCCGCCCGCCCCGACATGAAGGTCGTGACGCTCGTCGGCCCGGGGGCCCTCGGCGGACCCGTCGCCGACCTCCTGGAGATCGGCGCCGACACCGTCGTCTACCAGGCCGGCGGCCTGCCCGAGTCACACCACGAGGACGAGCCGCTCGGCTTCTGGCGGCGCATGCCCTCACTCGGCGAGCACCGGGACCTGCCGGTCGTCGACCTCATCGTGCCCGAATACGTGCTGAACCGATGGTGGGACACCCTGACCGAGGCCGGCGCGCGGATGGCCGGCAGCTGGGCATTCGACGCCCTGCGCGTGGCGGCCCGCCGTCCCCGGCTGGGCGCCGACACCGACGAGCGCACCATCCCGCATGAGGTCGACTGGATCGGCGGGCCCGACGAGCTCGGCGCGGTCCACCTCGACAAGGGGTGCTACCGGGGCCAGGAGACCGTCGCCCGGGTCCACAACCTCGGCAAGTCGCCCCGCCGGCTGGTGCTGCTGCATCTCGACGGCAGCAGTGACCAGCGCCCGGCGCCCGGCGACCCGGTGACGGCCGGCGGCCGCACCGTCGGCCGGCTGGGCACCGTCGTCGACCACCACGAGTGGGGCCCCATCGCCCTTGCGCTCGTGAAACGCAACGTCGGCGCCGACGTCGAGCTGACCGTGGGCGCCGAGTCCGCCGTGAGCGCCCGGATCGATCCCGACTCGATCCTCGAGGACGACCGGGTCCAGGCCGGACGCGCCGCCGTGGAACGTCTGCGCAGCGGCCCGGCGGCCCCCGGACGCAACAGTTGA
- the cydB gene encoding cytochrome d ubiquinol oxidase subunit II has protein sequence MSLEEIWFLVIAFLFVGYFVLEGFDFGVGMLMPILGSSHTGGDDKVAAGDPEADPDKRRRALLNTIGPVWDGNEVWLITAGAALFAAFGGWYATMFSAFYLPLFLILIGLIVRVCAIEWRGKINNPRWRMWCDIGIGLGSWIPAILWGVAFANIVRGLPIDADAQYTGGFFNLLNPYALLGGATTLLAFLTHGAVFISLKTSGVLQEDSARYAARLAWPTLIVAAVFLLWTQFAYGNSWTWIPVLIAAVAAVGMVISTQIRREGYAFLFTCIAIAGTVAALFAVLFPNAIPSTLNPEWNLTIENTASSDYTLTIMTWAAVLITPVVMGYQAWTYWVFRKRLSVAHIPDPAGLPSLRIPSK, from the coding sequence ATGAGTCTCGAAGAAATCTGGTTCCTGGTCATCGCGTTCCTGTTCGTCGGGTATTTCGTACTGGAGGGCTTCGATTTCGGCGTCGGAATGCTGATGCCGATCCTCGGATCGAGTCACACCGGTGGCGACGACAAGGTGGCCGCCGGCGATCCGGAGGCCGATCCCGACAAACGGCGCCGCGCGCTCCTCAACACCATCGGCCCGGTCTGGGACGGCAACGAGGTCTGGCTCATCACCGCGGGTGCGGCGCTGTTCGCCGCCTTCGGCGGTTGGTACGCAACCATGTTCAGTGCGTTCTACCTACCCCTGTTCCTGATCCTCATCGGCCTCATCGTGCGGGTGTGCGCGATCGAGTGGCGGGGCAAGATCAACAATCCCCGCTGGCGTATGTGGTGCGACATCGGAATCGGCCTGGGGTCATGGATTCCGGCGATCCTGTGGGGTGTGGCGTTCGCCAACATCGTGCGCGGGTTGCCGATCGACGCCGACGCCCAGTACACCGGTGGGTTCTTCAACCTCCTCAACCCGTACGCGCTCCTCGGCGGTGCGACCACCCTGCTCGCCTTCCTCACCCACGGCGCGGTGTTCATCTCGCTGAAGACCTCCGGTGTGTTGCAGGAGGATTCCGCTCGCTACGCCGCCCGGCTGGCCTGGCCGACACTGATCGTGGCCGCCGTGTTCCTGCTGTGGACCCAGTTCGCGTATGGCAACTCGTGGACGTGGATTCCGGTGCTCATCGCCGCCGTCGCCGCGGTGGGCATGGTGATCTCCACCCAGATCCGCCGGGAGGGTTACGCTTTCCTGTTCACCTGCATCGCGATCGCCGGCACGGTCGCCGCGCTGTTCGCCGTGCTGTTCCCGAATGCGATTCCGTCCACCCTGAATCCGGAGTGGAACCTCACCATCGAGAACACGGCGTCGAGCGACTACACACTCACGATCATGACGTGGGCGGCTGTGCTCATCACCCCGGTGGTGATGGGCTACCAGGCCTGGACCTACTGGGTGTTCCGCAAGCGGCTGTCGGTCGCGCACATCCCGGACCCGGCCGGACTCCCGTCGCTGCGAATCCCGAGCAAGTGA